A region from the uncultured Draconibacterium sp. genome encodes:
- a CDS encoding SLC13 family permease, which translates to MISTEGYIVLAIVLLTIIALAKELMRPGLIFFSAAIILMATGSITDKEMLAGFSNKGMITIGILFIVSEGIRQSGILNRLAQTYLPRKRRKMVSLIPQIMLPVSVLSAFLNNTPVVIIFAPIIKKWSENLNLSSKKFLIPLSYATIFGGMCTLIGTSTNLVVHGLILENGHEGFNMFELGKIGGFIAVTGTIYMTVFSNRFLPGEKIFFNAKSSTEYKDYHYDIIITENSNLIGLEIRNGRMKELKGLIIQTINREGNIIETRKGIFKILENDKLLVAGKSDRLNYILANQNVKLSGIDLIKDVPKENLKQYEAVLSPRFPAIGKTIHEFNFYDHYQAVVLAVHRNGERITSHKDQLKLKTGDNLVLLTTEKFIENWGDSKIFLLTSYIRDYRSTGTFWKKWIAFIILLAMVIGTTIGKFIASPDGITLDMFFFSSIAAMLLIWLKIMPHQKYTKAISWDVLITIACAFAISKAMQNSGAAEAIARTTINFSKGFGPIGVMAALYIITAIFTEIITNNAAAALVFPIALAASHQLNLDPKPFFVTIAIAASASFSTPIGYQTNLIIQAIGNYKFRDYVKIGLPLNLIAFILSMLLIPYFWSF; encoded by the coding sequence TTGATTAGTACCGAAGGATATATTGTACTTGCAATTGTACTGTTAACGATTATTGCCCTGGCAAAAGAATTGATGCGCCCGGGTTTAATTTTTTTCTCTGCCGCAATAATTTTAATGGCTACAGGTTCCATAACCGACAAAGAGATGCTGGCAGGTTTTTCCAATAAAGGAATGATAACAATTGGCATTCTTTTTATTGTTAGCGAAGGTATCAGACAATCGGGCATATTAAACCGCCTTGCACAAACCTATCTTCCCCGCAAACGTCGGAAAATGGTTTCATTAATACCACAAATAATGTTGCCAGTATCGGTATTATCAGCTTTTCTAAACAATACTCCGGTTGTAATTATTTTTGCTCCTATCATCAAAAAATGGTCTGAAAACCTCAACCTGTCGTCTAAAAAATTTCTAATTCCCTTATCGTACGCCACAATTTTTGGCGGCATGTGCACCTTAATCGGCACATCAACCAACCTGGTTGTTCATGGCTTAATTCTGGAAAACGGCCACGAGGGCTTTAACATGTTTGAACTGGGAAAAATTGGTGGCTTTATTGCAGTTACCGGCACCATTTACATGACAGTTTTTAGCAACAGGTTTTTGCCCGGTGAGAAGATTTTTTTCAATGCTAAAAGTTCTACCGAATACAAAGACTATCATTACGATATTATTATCACCGAAAACAGTAATTTAATAGGCCTTGAAATTAGAAATGGCCGTATGAAAGAGCTTAAAGGCCTGATTATACAAACCATTAACCGCGAAGGAAATATTATTGAAACCCGAAAGGGGATATTTAAAATTCTTGAAAACGACAAACTGCTGGTTGCCGGAAAATCGGATCGTTTAAATTACATTCTGGCCAACCAAAACGTTAAACTTAGCGGAATAGATTTAATAAAAGATGTTCCGAAAGAAAACCTGAAACAATACGAAGCTGTTTTATCGCCAAGATTTCCGGCCATTGGAAAAACAATTCATGAGTTTAACTTTTACGACCATTACCAGGCTGTTGTACTTGCAGTACACCGAAACGGAGAACGGATAACCAGCCACAAAGACCAGCTAAAATTAAAAACCGGCGATAATTTGGTGCTACTCACTACCGAAAAATTTATTGAGAACTGGGGCGACTCCAAAATTTTTCTGCTCACATCATACATTCGCGATTACCGTTCAACCGGAACCTTTTGGAAAAAATGGATCGCTTTTATTATTCTGCTGGCTATGGTAATTGGCACAACCATTGGCAAGTTTATTGCCTCACCCGATGGCATTACTTTAGATATGTTCTTTTTCTCATCTATCGCGGCAATGTTGCTTATTTGGTTAAAAATAATGCCTCATCAAAAATACACCAAAGCTATTAGTTGGGATGTTTTAATTACCATTGCCTGTGCTTTTGCCATAAGTAAAGCCATGCAAAATTCAGGTGCAGCAGAAGCTATCGCACGCACCACCATAAACTTCTCGAAAGGTTTTGGCCCCATTGGCGTAATGGCCGCACTCTATATCATAACTGCAATTTTTACCGAAATAATTACCAATAATGCAGCAGCTGCCCTGGTGTTTCCAATAGCCCTGGCAGCCTCGCATCAGCTAAATCTCGATCCCAAGCCCTTTTTTGTAACCATTGCCATTGCCGCATCAGCAAGTTTCTCAACACCCATTGGCTACCAAACCAACCTTATAATCCAGGCTATCGGAAACTATAAATTCCGTGATTATGTAAAGATTGGCTTACCTCTTAACTTAATCGCATTTATTCTGTCCATGCTCCTAATTCCGTATTTCTGGAGCTTCTAA
- a CDS encoding four helix bundle protein: MNKEKDLKLRTKSFCIDCIRLAESLPNNYLGKHIQGQLIRCSSSVAANYRAAKLAQSTAAFVPKISIVVEEADEAQFWLELIDNLRLINSEQRNNLEKEASELVAIFVSSRKKLHQRKFN, from the coding sequence ATGAACAAAGAAAAAGACCTCAAACTAAGAACTAAAAGCTTCTGTATTGATTGTATTCGTTTAGCAGAAAGTCTACCCAATAATTATTTGGGAAAACATATTCAGGGGCAGTTAATCAGATGTTCATCTTCGGTAGCAGCAAATTACAGGGCGGCGAAATTAGCTCAGTCAACAGCGGCATTTGTCCCGAAGATCAGTATTGTAGTAGAAGAAGCTGATGAAGCGCAGTTCTGGCTTGAATTAATTGATAACTTAAGGCTCATTAATTCCGAGCAGCGAAACAATCTTGAAAAGGAAGCGTCGGAACTTGTTGCTATCTTTGTATCATCGCGTAAGAAGTTGCATCAACGTAAATTTAACTAA
- the cysD gene encoding sulfate adenylyltransferase subunit CysD translates to MNNYSLTNLRELEAEAIHIIREVAAEFENPVMLYSIGKDSSVMVRLAEKAFYPGKVPFPLMHIDSKWKFQEMIEFRDNYAKEKGWDLIVHHNKEGFEGGVGPFTHGSKVHTDIMKTQALLAGLNKYKFDAAFGGARRDEEKSRAKERIFSFRDKFHQWDPKNQRPELWNIYNSRVQKGESIRVFPISNWTELDIWQYIRLENIPIVPLYYAKERPVVDIDGSLILVDDERMPKELREKAEMRKVRFRTLGCYPLTGAIESEADTIEKIVEEMMTVTVSERTTRVIDFDQEASMEQKKREGYF, encoded by the coding sequence ATGAATAACTATTCATTAACAAACCTGCGCGAACTGGAGGCCGAAGCCATCCACATCATCCGCGAGGTGGCAGCCGAATTTGAGAACCCGGTAATGCTTTATTCCATCGGAAAAGATTCTTCAGTAATGGTACGCCTGGCCGAAAAAGCTTTTTATCCCGGCAAAGTGCCATTCCCATTAATGCATATCGATTCGAAATGGAAATTCCAGGAAATGATTGAGTTTCGCGATAATTACGCTAAAGAAAAAGGCTGGGACCTGATTGTGCACCACAACAAAGAAGGCTTTGAAGGTGGCGTTGGACCATTCACGCATGGAAGTAAGGTACATACCGATATCATGAAAACCCAGGCTTTGCTGGCCGGGCTAAACAAATATAAATTTGATGCCGCTTTTGGCGGTGCCCGTCGCGACGAAGAAAAATCGCGTGCCAAAGAACGTATTTTCTCCTTCCGCGATAAGTTTCACCAGTGGGATCCCAAAAACCAGCGTCCTGAATTGTGGAACATTTACAACAGCCGCGTGCAGAAAGGTGAATCCATCCGGGTATTCCCAATCTCCAACTGGACAGAGCTGGACATTTGGCAGTACATCCGACTGGAGAATATCCCCATTGTACCGCTGTATTACGCCAAAGAACGTCCGGTAGTTGATATCGATGGCAGCCTGATTTTAGTAGACGACGAGCGTATGCCAAAAGAACTGCGCGAGAAAGCTGAAATGCGAAAGGTGCGTTTCCGTACTTTGGGCTGTTACCCGCTTACCGGAGCTATTGAGTCGGAAGCCGATACCATCGAAAAAATTGTGGAAGAAATGATGACTGTAACCGTTTCAGAACGTACAACACGGGTTATCGACTTCGACCAGGAAGCAAGTATGGAACAGAAAAAACGGGAGGGATATTTCTAA
- a CDS encoding NAD-dependent epimerase — protein sequence MKILVTGAAGFIGFHLSNKLLEQGATVVGIDNINNYYSTNLKYARLAQAGISSEAKNWQKKVVSSTNPGYSFVRMNLEDRDQINKLFERENFDMVCNLAAQAGVRYSIENPHTYIESNIVGFINILEACRHNKIQHLVYASSSSVYGNSAKMPLSVNDSVDNPISLYAATKKSNELMAHTYSHLFGLPSTGLRFFTVYGPWGRPDMAYFSFTKDILEGNTIKVFNNGDLYRDFTYIDDIVEGIVKILHSPPSNESDAPYKVHNIGNSNPVKLIDFIETIEKALGKKALKEFHPMQPGDVYKTFADVSALEKEFDYKPNTPLEKGIRDFVAWFKDFYQ from the coding sequence ATGAAGATTTTAGTTACAGGAGCCGCCGGGTTTATTGGCTTTCACTTAAGCAATAAATTATTGGAGCAAGGAGCAACAGTGGTTGGAATTGATAATATCAACAACTACTACTCTACCAACTTAAAATATGCACGTTTGGCCCAGGCCGGCATCTCATCAGAAGCAAAAAACTGGCAGAAGAAAGTGGTTAGCTCAACAAACCCGGGGTATTCTTTTGTTCGGATGAATTTGGAAGATCGCGATCAAATCAATAAACTTTTTGAACGCGAGAATTTTGACATGGTGTGCAACCTGGCCGCTCAAGCCGGCGTACGTTACAGCATCGAAAATCCACATACTTATATCGAAAGTAATATCGTAGGCTTTATTAATATACTTGAAGCCTGCAGGCATAATAAAATTCAGCATTTGGTTTATGCCAGCTCGTCAAGTGTTTATGGCAATAGTGCCAAAATGCCTTTGTCGGTAAACGATTCGGTTGACAACCCGATTAGCTTATATGCGGCAACCAAAAAGAGCAATGAACTGATGGCACACACCTACAGTCATTTGTTTGGGTTGCCATCAACAGGCTTGCGTTTCTTTACGGTTTATGGCCCCTGGGGACGACCGGATATGGCCTACTTCTCATTCACAAAAGATATTTTGGAGGGAAATACGATAAAGGTATTTAACAACGGCGATCTGTACCGCGACTTCACCTATATTGATGATATTGTTGAGGGGATAGTAAAAATACTTCACAGTCCTCCTTCTAACGAATCGGACGCGCCTTACAAAGTGCACAATATTGGCAACTCCAACCCGGTTAAACTGATAGATTTTATTGAAACCATTGAAAAAGCGCTGGGTAAAAAAGCGCTAAAAGAATTTCACCCAATGCAACCCGGCGATGTATACAAAACTTTTGCCGATGTAAGTGCATTGGAGAAAGAGTTTGACTACAAACCCAATACCCCTCTTGAAAAAGGTATTAGGGATTTTGTTGCCTGGTTTAAGGATTTTTATCAATAA
- the cysN gene encoding sulfate adenylyltransferase subunit CysN, translating to MTTKKLNIQEFLDQDQKKDLLRLLTAGSVDDGKSTLIGRLMADSKMLYEDQLEALHRDSKRVGHAGEEIDYALLLDGLKAEREQGITIDVAYRYFSTAKRKFIIADTPGHEQYTRNMITGGSTANLAIILIDSRYGVITQTKRHTYLASLLGIKHVVVAVNKMDLADYKQERFEEIKADYQAFVTQLDIPDVNFIPLSALKGDNVVEAGNNMPWYHGPCLLEFLENVHVSSDRNFDDLRYPVQYVLRPDIKFRGFSTSVASGIIKKGDEVMVLPSMKKSKVEKIVTYDGEKDYAFPPESVTVTLEDEIDISRGDMLVHPDNLPRVERQFEAMLVWMEESEMNLSTQFYIKQANNNTKARIDEIKYKVDVNTLEKSNIEKFRLNEIGRVAITTTKPLYFDPYKKNKQTGSFILIDPVTHNTVAVGMIIDKLNSKNLTSRITDVDKAKIAKGEALIKAEEYQQKYNQKGETIWITGLHGSGKNELAFSLEKKLFENGATAVLIDGSSVRSGLSRELDYSPADRAENLRRVAHICKLLNDQGIITIASFISRNESLRQQVAEIIGPERFHLFYMDADVEYCKQNKPELYELLEQGKTSGLPGVDLEYEAPVNAKLLFKPQKNEENLDAILDYLAKEKVFPNH from the coding sequence ATGACAACAAAAAAATTAAACATACAAGAATTCTTAGATCAAGACCAAAAAAAGGATCTCCTAAGACTATTAACCGCTGGTTCAGTTGACGATGGCAAATCAACCCTGATTGGTCGTCTGATGGCCGACAGTAAAATGTTGTACGAAGACCAGCTGGAGGCCTTACACCGCGACAGCAAACGTGTGGGCCATGCCGGCGAGGAAATCGATTATGCCCTGTTGCTCGACGGACTGAAAGCTGAACGCGAACAGGGAATTACCATTGATGTGGCTTACCGCTACTTTTCTACTGCCAAACGAAAATTTATTATTGCCGACACACCGGGGCACGAGCAGTACACCCGAAATATGATTACCGGTGGATCAACTGCCAACCTGGCCATTATCCTGATTGATTCGCGCTACGGGGTAATTACCCAAACCAAACGCCACACCTACCTGGCCAGCCTTTTGGGTATAAAACACGTGGTGGTAGCTGTAAACAAAATGGATTTGGCCGATTATAAACAAGAACGTTTTGAGGAGATTAAAGCCGATTACCAAGCTTTTGTTACGCAACTCGATATTCCCGATGTAAACTTTATTCCGCTTTCGGCATTAAAAGGCGACAACGTGGTAGAAGCCGGCAATAACATGCCCTGGTACCACGGCCCTTGCCTGCTGGAATTTTTAGAGAATGTACACGTTAGCTCCGACCGTAATTTCGACGACCTGCGCTACCCGGTACAGTATGTTTTGCGCCCCGATATTAAGTTCCGCGGCTTCTCTACTTCGGTAGCTTCGGGTATCATAAAAAAAGGCGACGAGGTAATGGTGCTGCCTTCGATGAAAAAATCGAAAGTGGAAAAAATTGTTACCTACGACGGTGAAAAAGACTATGCATTCCCGCCCGAATCGGTAACCGTAACGCTGGAAGACGAAATCGACATTTCGCGTGGAGATATGTTGGTACACCCCGATAACCTGCCGCGTGTGGAGCGCCAGTTCGAGGCCATGCTGGTATGGATGGAAGAAAGCGAAATGAACCTCAGTACACAGTTCTACATCAAACAGGCCAATAACAACACCAAGGCCCGTATCGACGAGATAAAATACAAGGTAGATGTGAACACGCTTGAAAAATCAAATATCGAAAAGTTCAGGCTCAACGAAATTGGCCGCGTGGCTATTACCACTACCAAACCGCTGTATTTCGATCCCTATAAAAAGAATAAACAAACCGGTTCGTTTATTTTGATCGACCCGGTTACGCACAATACCGTTGCAGTTGGTATGATTATCGACAAACTGAATAGCAAAAACCTGACTTCGCGGATTACCGATGTAGATAAGGCCAAAATTGCCAAAGGCGAAGCGCTGATAAAAGCCGAAGAATACCAACAAAAGTACAACCAAAAGGGCGAAACCATTTGGATTACAGGCTTGCACGGATCGGGCAAAAACGAGCTGGCTTTTAGTCTCGAGAAAAAATTATTTGAAAACGGGGCTACGGCTGTGCTTATCGACGGTAGTTCGGTGCGTTCGGGCTTAAGCCGCGAGCTGGATTATTCTCCTGCCGACAGGGCCGAAAACCTGCGTAGGGTGGCACACATTTGCAAACTGCTGAACGACCAGGGTATTATAACCATTGCTTCGTTTATCAGCCGCAACGAAAGCCTGCGCCAACAGGTTGCCGAAATTATTGGCCCCGAGCGTTTCCACCTGTTTTACATGGATGCCGATGTGGAATATTGCAAGCAAAACAAGCCCGAATTGTACGAACTACTGGAACAGGGTAAAACTTCTGGTCTTCCGGGAGTTGATTTGGAATACGAGGCGCCGGTAAATGCAAAACTGCTGTTTAAACCTCAAAAAAATGAGGAAAACCTGGATGCCATACTCGATTATTTAGCTAAAGAAAAAGTGTTTCCTAACCATTAG